Sequence from the Pirellulales bacterium genome:
GCATCGTGATGCCCTCGTCGCGCGCCCAGGCCAGCGTGAGCTTGGGATCTTTGCGGCCCAGAACGATATTGAACGGGTTGACCATCCAGCCTTGGCGCCCGTTGCTGCCGATCCACAGGTCGCCGAGCATCGTGGGATGGCGGAGGACGAACTTGTCGCCGCCGCGCACGTACAGGTCGGTCACCACGTGCGACTCGGTACCCTTGATCAAGTCCTGGAAGCGCGCCTTGACGTGATAATGGCGATCCTTGGGTTGCGCCGCGGCGCGGTACATCGCGTCGACCGCCGCCTGGACCGTTTGTTGTCCGGAGGATGTCCACGACAGGAACAGGGCCACGCCGCTGACGGCCACGGCCGTGGCCAGAATCGCCGCGATCCGGCCGATCGTGCTCGTGCGTCGGCGCATTCCCTGCACCGATCGCACGGCAACGCGCTCCCTGGCCATGACTGTTGACACGGGCTGCGGCGCGCTCTCCGCGTGGACCGCCGCCATCACGCGGGCGACGCGCGCCTCGCGCTGGCGATGGGCGAGCGTGCCTTCCGCCGACGTGGGAGAAAAGCACTGCTCGAGCAGCACGTGCATGAATTGAAGATCGGCCGCGTCGCGCCGCGACTCGGGATCGGTAGGCAAAGCGGCCGCCGCCGGTTCGAGAGTCGGCGACCCCTGCTGGGGAACCGGCGACGTGCCCCCAGCGGTGTGCGAATCCGCGTCGTTGTCCAGCGCCTCGCTCGACCAGGCGACCGCCTCGGCAGAGATCTCCCGTGGTGGGTGCGGCTCGGCACTGAAAGGTTCTGAATAATCGTCGCCGGATGAATCGTGGTAATCGTCGTTGGTGTAGGTCATGACATCACCCCCGCGAGCGTAAGTTTTCTTCGCAAGCAATCCAGCAGTCGGATGCGGCCGCGCTGTAAGCGCTTCTTCGTCGCCTCGCCCGAGATGTCGAGCCGCTCGGCCAGCCGGGCCCCGTGCAGGCCTTCGCGGTAGCGCAGCTCGACCGCCAGCCGGTAGGTCTCCGGAAGTTGTTCCAGGCAATCGCGCAGGCCGTCGAGTTTCTCATCGAGCGTGTCGCCCGGGCTCTGCGCCAAGGCGGCATGTCGGGCTTCGAGGTGCTCGAGGATATCGGCATCGCAGAGCAACATGGATCGTGCCGACTTGCGGCGATGGGCCAGGATCAGCTTGGCGGCGATTCCCCGCAGCCAAGGGCCGAAGGGGCGCGTCTTGTCGAAGCGGTGCAGGTTGCGCCAGGCGGTCAGCATGGTCTCCTGAAACAGATCGTCGACGACGCTGGGATCGCGCACGGCACACCGCAGGAACACGGTGAGCATGTCCGCGTGCTCGCGCACGAGAATCTGGAACAGGTCCTGGGAGTCCATCGACATCGACGGCGGTCCAACCGGCTCGATTCGCACCATCGCCGGGGATCGGCCTCGGATGCCGCGGCACCCAGCAGAAACCTCGTGAGGGCGTTACTGCAGATTGTCCCATCCCATACGGTCGGGGACAGCACCGGCGAGGGGTGCGGCGACTTGCCCGGCACGGGGTGAATTGGGCTCGGCGGTCGAAAGTCCATGAAAGAGAAGAAGTTGCGACGCTGCTTGGCGGGAAGGCCCGCGGTCGCTAGGCTCTTTTCCGCCTGCTCGGGGGGGGCACGGCCTTGGTTTCAAAGGGCGGCTCCTCGACATCCTCGTCCGCCACTTCGTCCTCGTCGAATTCCTCCTCTTCAGCCTCTGCGTCCTCGGCTTCGTCGAATTCGCCGTCTTCGTAGGCCTCTTCCTCCGCGTCGTCTTCGGCGGCTTCTTCTTCGTAGTCGTCTTCCTCCTCGACCGCTTCTTCGTCCTCGTCATGAGGCTTGAAGCGGTTACGCGGCACGGCCGGCGCAGCGTTCATCCAGTCGGGCGCCGACGGCGCAGCCGGTGCCGCACGGTTGCCGCTCGGCGCGGGAGGCGCAGCAGCGCCCGGCACAGGCGCGGCGCCGCCCTGTTGCATCTCGGTCCATTGCTCGGGAGTCAACAGCACCTCGCGGGCCTGCGAGCCGTTGTAATTGCCGACAAAGCCGTCCTCGGCCATGAAATCGACCAGCCGCGCCGCCCGGCCATAGCCGATACCCAGCGCACGCTGCAACAGCGACACGCTGCCACGACCCTCGCGCACCACGACGTCGACGGCCGCTTCGTAGAGTTCGTCGCGGCTCTTGAGCGCCGCCATGCCACCCCCCTCGGCGCTGGCCGCGGGGCGCAACTGGACCAGCTCCTTGACGAACTGCGGCTCGCTCGTGCCCACGAAGTCAATCACGCGGTTGATTTCATCGTCGGAGATGAACGTGCCCTGGCCGCGCAGCAGGGTGCTGGTGCCCGGCCAGAGGAACAACATGTCGCCGTTGCCCAGGAGCTTGTCGGCGCCCATTTCGTCGAGTACCACGCGGCTGTCGGTGCGGCTGGCCACCTGGAACGCAATCCGCGCGGGCAGGTTCGATTTGATCAGGCCCGTGATGACGTCGACCGTCGGTTTTTGCGTGGCCAGCACCAGGTGGATGCCGACGGCCCGGCTCTTTTGCGCCAGGCGAATGATGTGCTGTTCGACCTCTTTAGCCGCTGTCATCATCAGGTCGGCCATCTCGTCGGCCACGATGACGATGTAGGGCAGGTTCGTCGGGATCTGGGTGCGTTCCTCGTCGCTTTCCGGCTGCAGCCGGTCCATCAGCTCTTCTTCGCCCAGCTGGTTGTAGCTGCTGATGTGACGCACGCCGGCGCGCGCCAAGAGCGCATATCGCTCTTCCATCTTTTCGACGGCCCAGGCCAGGATCGCCTCGGCCTTGCCCATGTCGGTCACCACCGGGTGCATCAGGTGCGGTAGCGACTTGTAGGGGCTCAGCTCGACCATCTTCGGGTCGATCAACAGCATCTTCACTTCATCGGGCCGGCGGGTCATGATCATCGAGGTGATGATCGTGTTGAGGCACACGCTCTTGCCCGTGCCGGTGCGCCCGGCGATCAGCAGGTGCGGCAGGGTCGTCAGATCGATCACCAGCGGCTTGCCCGAGACATCCTTGCCCAGGAAGATCGGGATCCGCATCTTGGTCACTCGGCCATTGGCCTCTTCC
This genomic interval carries:
- a CDS encoding sigma-70 family RNA polymerase sigma factor; amino-acid sequence: MSMDSQDLFQILVREHADMLTVFLRCAVRDPSVVDDLFQETMLTAWRNLHRFDKTRPFGPWLRGIAAKLILAHRRKSARSMLLCDADILEHLEARHAALAQSPGDTLDEKLDGLRDCLEQLPETYRLAVELRYREGLHGARLAERLDISGEATKKRLQRGRIRLLDCLRRKLTLAGVMS
- a CDS encoding DNA translocase FtsK translates to MLEQRNLKLDLLALALLGWNIFLALALVTYDPADPPSTLVLPAHDQVHNLCGRAGHLVATALFTALGVGGYYLLISLIAFDAILLARRPIAEPWLRFVGWTLSLTGLATLAAMSLPGLSPGPVIGAGGYLGAVLEAWFRAHLATAGAYVLVISAIIGGLLLCTDYVLVRLVAIVLGRPVKQVSRGLMLARDAYERRRSSAPTIKHNGKIRLKPAEAPAAEAEEEEEAASTVRIVNPKSAAKPEPVAEEADDAEEATDDETEAAEEETAAAKPATGMASRLAAALRLRGPKSSAERQAMLAELEAASRREDDAEDYELPPISMLLEAEGVAYEEQEKDVRRKAKILEKTFADFGFQVRVVEIETGPVIAQFEVELEAGLRLSKITSLADDLAIALRVPSVRIVAPIPGKNTVGIEVPNAERQLVRLREVMEEANGRVTKMRIPIFLGKDVSGKPLVIDLTTLPHLLIAGRTGTGKSVCLNTIITSMIMTRRPDEVKMLLIDPKMVELSPYKSLPHLMHPVVTDMGKAEAILAWAVEKMEERYALLARAGVRHISSYNQLGEEELMDRLQPESDEERTQIPTNLPYIVIVADEMADLMMTAAKEVEQHIIRLAQKSRAVGIHLVLATQKPTVDVITGLIKSNLPARIAFQVASRTDSRVVLDEMGADKLLGNGDMLFLWPGTSTLLRGQGTFISDDEINRVIDFVGTSEPQFVKELVQLRPAASAEGGGMAALKSRDELYEAAVDVVVREGRGSVSLLQRALGIGYGRAARLVDFMAEDGFVGNYNGSQAREVLLTPEQWTEMQQGGAAPVPGAAAPPAPSGNRAAPAAPSAPDWMNAAPAVPRNRFKPHDEDEEAVEEEDDYEEEAAEDDAEEEAYEDGEFDEAEDAEAEEEEFDEDEVADEDVEEPPFETKAVPPPSRRKRA